Proteins encoded by one window of Desulfomonilia bacterium:
- the speB gene encoding agmatinase, whose amino-acid sequence MRFIASKEKGAICLFGAPFDSTSSFRPGSRFGPQAIREASHGLETYSPVQKMDLQDISFIDAGDLELPFGDPAQALLMIEEKSSNILSSGAIPFLTGGEHLVTLGTFKAVERHYRDIRLVHLDAHADLREEYLGSRFSHATVIRRISETVGFDRIKQIGVRSSDRSEAELAAKLSSTPEEIIKWAHNSPIYLTCDLDILDPSIFPGTGTPEPGGITFNELSGILLKLINSLNIAAIDMVELCPMCDLTGTSSVVAAKLVRECLIAIGRKV is encoded by the coding sequence ATGAGATTCATTGCGTCGAAGGAAAAAGGAGCGATATGTCTTTTCGGTGCGCCTTTTGATTCGACCTCTAGTTTCAGACCAGGTTCCAGATTCGGGCCTCAGGCGATAAGGGAGGCCTCTCACGGACTGGAGACATATTCGCCGGTTCAGAAAATGGACCTTCAAGACATTTCCTTTATCGATGCCGGAGATTTGGAACTGCCTTTCGGAGATCCCGCTCAAGCCCTTCTTATGATTGAAGAAAAAAGCTCCAACATCCTGTCATCCGGCGCAATCCCTTTTCTCACGGGAGGAGAGCATCTGGTAACCCTCGGTACTTTTAAAGCGGTTGAAAGACATTATCGTGACATCAGGCTTGTTCATCTCGATGCACATGCGGATTTAAGGGAGGAATACCTTGGCTCCAGGTTTTCGCATGCCACGGTAATAAGGCGCATTTCGGAAACAGTAGGCTTTGATCGCATAAAACAAATAGGCGTCAGGTCGTCAGACCGATCCGAGGCTGAACTTGCAGCAAAATTATCCTCAACCCCTGAGGAAATCATAAAATGGGCTCATAATAGCCCGATCTATTTGACCTGTGATCTTGATATACTGGATCCTTCCATCTTTCCCGGAACAGGCACTCCTGAACCCGGCGGAATAACCTTTAATGAGCTTTCCGGAATACTTCTTAAATTGATAAACTCTTTGAATATTGCCGCTATCGACATGGTGGAACTTTGCCCGATGTGCGATCTTACCGGAACCTCTTCCGTTGTGGCTGCAAAACTGGTAAGAGAATGCCTGATAGCAATCGGAAGAAAGGTTTAG
- a CDS encoding phosphopantetheine-binding protein codes for MNNLMEELKLKVLERLNIKDITPEEINAETPMIGEGLGIDSIDILELVIMIEEDYGIKIDNKELGAKVFRTFGTMVEYISANRKK; via the coding sequence ATGAACAATCTGATGGAAGAGCTCAAGCTTAAAGTTCTGGAAAGGCTTAATATCAAAGACATAACTCCGGAAGAAATCAACGCAGAAACCCCAATGATCGGAGAAGGGCTCGGGATCGATTCAATCGACATACTTGAGCTTGTGATAATGATAGAAGAAGATTACGGCATCAAGATCGACAACAAGGAACTCGGGGCCAAGGTGTTCAGAACATTCGGAACAATGGTCGAATATATTTCAGCCAACAGGAAAAAATAG
- a CDS encoding radical SAM protein, protein MKFHIIYPRWPKLKYQTEFNLPPLGVITAAASVPDGINVFVTDENVENIDMDRDCDLVGIGCMLTCQAPRAYELSAEFRKRGKKVVMGGLHVALCPEEAALHADSIVVGEGEGLIEQMLFDFQEGGLKPSYIMKDFPDINNIPNPRRDLYDKKKHYTHKGWELVDLVQTSRGCRFNCYPCCVPYLGGRIHRTRPIDHVLKDIEAASDRLFIVDNSLEQSVSWQKELFTAMKGMGKDWVAHPVSAEPEILKLAKDAGCWYVYHAVYTISDKIKDRIKLYHDHGIGVEGTILLGMDDHTEDFLKRFVDFLLEIDLDLAEFTVLTPFPKTQVWDELSSQGRIIDTNWARYNAGNVVFKPLQMSPEKLQELYDYAWDSFYREQPQSVKMTRLIANLLREKRRKERMSINPEKKSVSGD, encoded by the coding sequence TTGAAATTCCATATAATATATCCGAGATGGCCGAAGCTTAAATATCAGACCGAATTCAACCTGCCGCCCCTGGGCGTCATCACTGCGGCTGCTTCCGTCCCGGATGGGATAAATGTTTTTGTCACAGATGAAAATGTTGAAAATATAGATATGGACAGGGATTGCGACCTGGTCGGGATAGGCTGCATGCTTACCTGTCAGGCGCCCAGGGCCTATGAACTTTCGGCTGAATTCAGGAAAAGAGGTAAAAAGGTTGTCATGGGAGGGCTTCATGTGGCGCTCTGTCCGGAAGAGGCGGCCCTTCATGCGGATTCAATCGTGGTCGGTGAGGGCGAGGGTCTGATAGAACAGATGCTCTTCGACTTTCAGGAAGGAGGCCTCAAACCCTCTTACATAATGAAAGACTTTCCTGATATCAATAATATCCCCAACCCCAGGCGCGACCTCTATGACAAGAAAAAACACTATACCCACAAGGGCTGGGAACTTGTCGATCTGGTCCAGACATCGAGAGGGTGCCGGTTCAACTGCTACCCGTGCTGTGTACCGTACCTGGGCGGGCGCATACATCGCACCAGGCCGATAGATCACGTCCTTAAGGATATCGAAGCAGCCTCGGACAGGCTTTTTATTGTGGACAACTCTCTTGAGCAGAGTGTGTCCTGGCAGAAAGAACTATTCACGGCAATGAAAGGCATGGGCAAGGACTGGGTGGCGCATCCGGTTTCGGCTGAGCCGGAAATCCTCAAACTGGCCAAAGATGCGGGCTGCTGGTATGTCTATCATGCCGTATACACAATATCAGATAAGATAAAGGACAGGATCAAACTTTACCACGATCACGGCATAGGGGTTGAAGGCACAATCCTTCTGGGCATGGATGATCATACCGAAGATTTTCTCAAGCGCTTTGTGGATTTCCTTCTGGAAATAGATCTCGACCTTGCCGAATTCACTGTGCTGACGCCCTTCCCGAAAACCCAGGTCTGGGATGAGCTTAGTTCTCAGGGCCGTATAATCGATACGAACTGGGCCAGATATAATGCCGGAAACGTTGTATTCAAGCCCCTTCAGATGAGCCCTGAAAAACTCCAGGAACTCTATGATTATGCATGGGATTCCTTTTACCGCGAGCAGCCGCAAAGCGTAAAAATGACAAGGCTCATAGCAAATCTTCTCAGGGAAAAGCGCAGGAAGGAACGAATGAGCATAAATCCCGAAAAAAAATCTGTCTCTGGAGATTGA
- a CDS encoding purine-nucleoside phosphorylase has translation MEIEKKAAFFLAHASKPDTAIILGTGLGIMEEAIAIEKVYPYGDIPGFPRSTAPHHSGRMIFGRLGDVPVIAMSGRFHLFEGYTPVEVTFPVRVFKLMGVKRLFISNAAGGLRPDLTPGSVMMIRDHINFTGRNPLVGPNNDELGPRFPEMDRPYAPQLMNRARISANRLGIKLHEGVYIQLLGPSMETAAETRMIQRLGADAVGMSTVMEVIEAVHCGMDVLGISAVTNNNNPDDYKGASLDYIISMAEEAGPKIAAIFKDVLNSISSD, from the coding sequence ATGGAAATTGAAAAAAAGGCCGCCTTCTTTCTGGCGCATGCTTCAAAACCCGATACAGCGATTATTCTCGGAACAGGACTCGGGATCATGGAAGAAGCCATTGCAATTGAAAAGGTCTATCCATACGGGGATATTCCGGGATTTCCCAGATCAACCGCCCCGCATCATTCAGGCAGGATGATATTCGGCAGGCTCGGCGATGTGCCGGTCATCGCGATGAGCGGGAGATTCCATCTTTTTGAAGGTTATACCCCGGTTGAAGTAACCTTTCCTGTCCGAGTTTTCAAACTCATGGGCGTAAAGAGACTTTTCATTTCAAATGCGGCGGGCGGGTTAAGGCCCGATCTTACACCGGGTTCTGTCATGATGATAAGGGATCATATAAATTTTACAGGCAGAAATCCGCTTGTTGGTCCCAACAATGACGAGCTGGGCCCGCGGTTTCCCGAGATGGACAGGCCGTATGCTCCTCAGCTTATGAACCGGGCAAGGATATCGGCGAACAGGCTGGGAATAAAGCTGCATGAAGGAGTTTACATTCAGCTTCTGGGCCCTTCAATGGAAACAGCCGCCGAGACACGCATGATACAGAGGCTTGGCGCGGATGCTGTCGGCATGTCAACCGTTATGGAAGTCATAGAGGCCGTTCATTGCGGGATGGATGTCCTGGGGATTTCGGCCGTAACGAACAACAATAACCCGGATGACTATAAAGGGGCGTCCCTTGATTATATAATCTCGATGGCGGAAGAGGCCGGACCAAAAATTGCGGCGATATTCAAAGATGTCCTTAATTCAATCTCAAGTGATTAA
- a CDS encoding Trm112 family protein: MPVEKELLDILACPKCKGKLVLENDQSGLICNACMLKYKIEDEIPIMLIDEAIDLARNPANGN, from the coding sequence ATGCCTGTGGAAAAGGAGTTGCTTGACATCCTTGCATGTCCGAAATGCAAAGGGAAACTGGTTCTTGAAAACGATCAATCCGGACTCATCTGCAATGCCTGCATGCTCAAATACAAAATAGAAGATGAAATCCCTATCATGCTCATAGACGAGGCGATAGACCTTGCGAGGAACCCGGCGAATGGAAATTGA